A genomic stretch from Alloyangia pacifica includes:
- a CDS encoding c-type cytochrome, with protein MKWLGLVTLVLVAGAGWFVFVGAEGAPARSAQIAEGKTLYAETCAACHGARLEGQPNWRTPGPDGRLPAPPHDASGHTWHHPDEVLFRITKLGTAAVVGNGYESNMPGFGDQLEYAQIEAIFTHIKSTWPEELRAHQAEISETPG; from the coding sequence GTGAAATGGCTGGGTCTTGTTACGCTGGTGCTTGTTGCGGGCGCGGGTTGGTTTGTCTTCGTCGGGGCCGAAGGTGCCCCGGCACGCTCTGCCCAGATCGCCGAAGGCAAGACGCTCTACGCGGAAACCTGCGCCGCCTGCCACGGGGCACGCCTCGAAGGCCAGCCGAACTGGCGCACCCCGGGCCCTGACGGCCGCCTGCCTGCCCCTCCGCATGACGCCAGCGGTCACACCTGGCACCACCCCGACGAGGTGCTCTTCAGGATCACCAAGCTGGGCACTGCCGCCGTGGTCGGAAATGGCTATGAGAGCAACATGCCGGGCTTCGGTGATCAGCTTGAATACGCGCAGATCGAGGCCATTTTCACCCACATCAAGTCGACTTGGCCGGAGGAGCTGCGCGCGCATCAGGCGGAGATCTCCGAGACGCCCGGGTAA
- a CDS encoding multicopper oxidase family protein produces MTQYSRRGFLAASAAMSAALLLPARARAATDRLSLTAGTRTLEVNGRAATVMGLTNRTGGQGLTLDPGQRFAVDLTNDLDVETIIHWHGQIPPNAQDGAPNTNPMLKIGERRAYDFTARPGSFWMHSHIPQQEIAMLAAPLIVRSAEDVAADRQEVVMFLHDFSFKSPEEVLAETAGSTGGHHGGAQAPAPMNHATMHHGGARSDALAPTGGSSGNGPMPGMSGGPGMPMDLNDFHFDAYLTNDRTLDDPEVVTVERNGRVRLRIINGSSMTAYWIDTGELRGRLLAVDGDRVEPFFDTRFPIASGQRLEIELDLPGDGLARPVLALREGAQEQTGLVLAPRGASVPRLPTRAATETPPVAGDMRQELALRAVSPLAARTPDARQMVMLGGVMTPYVWTINGAVWEDHSPITVPQGARVEMMFHNMSMMAHPMHLHGHVFQVVAVGNQPVRGALRDTVFVPAMGSVTVAFDAGEAARWMMHCHHMGHLATGMMTELQVRATA; encoded by the coding sequence ATGACCCAGTATTCCCGCCGCGGCTTTCTCGCCGCTTCTGCCGCCATGTCTGCCGCGCTGCTGCTGCCCGCAAGGGCGCGGGCTGCGACGGATCGGCTCTCGCTCACCGCGGGCACCCGCACTCTTGAAGTGAACGGCCGCGCCGCGACCGTCATGGGGCTGACCAATCGCACGGGGGGGCAGGGGCTGACCCTCGACCCCGGCCAGCGCTTCGCCGTCGATCTCACCAATGACCTCGATGTGGAGACGATCATCCACTGGCACGGGCAGATCCCGCCCAATGCGCAGGACGGCGCGCCCAACACCAACCCGATGCTCAAGATCGGCGAACGCCGCGCCTATGACTTCACGGCGCGTCCGGGCAGCTTCTGGATGCACAGCCACATCCCACAGCAGGAGATCGCCATGCTTGCCGCGCCGCTGATCGTGCGCAGCGCCGAGGACGTGGCCGCGGATCGGCAGGAGGTGGTGATGTTCCTGCACGACTTCAGCTTCAAATCCCCCGAAGAGGTGCTGGCAGAGACCGCCGGCAGCACCGGCGGGCACCATGGCGGAGCCCAGGCTCCGGCGCCGATGAATCATGCCACCATGCACCACGGCGGGGCGAGGTCGGACGCTTTGGCCCCGACGGGCGGAAGTTCGGGCAATGGCCCTATGCCCGGAATGAGCGGGGGGCCTGGCATGCCGATGGACCTCAACGATTTCCATTTCGACGCCTATCTCACGAACGATCGCACGCTTGATGATCCGGAGGTCGTGACCGTCGAGCGCAACGGTCGGGTGCGGCTGCGGATCATCAATGGCTCATCGATGACCGCCTACTGGATCGACACCGGGGAACTGCGGGGCCGGCTGCTCGCGGTGGACGGGGACAGGGTCGAGCCGTTTTTCGACACGCGCTTTCCGATCGCCTCGGGCCAACGGCTGGAGATCGAGCTCGATCTGCCGGGTGACGGGCTTGCACGACCGGTGCTCGCGCTGCGGGAGGGCGCGCAAGAACAGACCGGGCTCGTTCTCGCACCGCGGGGCGCCTCCGTGCCGCGCCTGCCGACCCGCGCCGCGACCGAGACCCCGCCCGTCGCTGGTGACATGCGGCAGGAGCTTGCGCTGCGCGCCGTCTCGCCGCTCGCAGCCCGGACCCCGGATGCGCGGCAGATGGTGATGCTCGGAGGCGTGATGACCCCCTATGTCTGGACCATCAACGGCGCCGTCTGGGAGGATCACAGCCCAATCACGGTGCCCCAGGGTGCGCGGGTCGAAATGATGTTCCACAACATGTCGATGATGGCGCATCCGATGCACCTCCACGGCCATGTCTTCCAGGTCGTCGCGGTCGGTAACCAGCCTGTGCGGGGGGCGCTGCGCGATACGGTCTTCGTGCCGGCGATGGGCTCGGTCACGGTCGCGTTCGACGCGGGCGAGGCGGCGCGCTGGATGATGCATTGCCATCACATGGGGCATCTGGCGACCGGCATGATGACAGAGCTTCAGGTGCGGGCCACGGCCTGA
- a CDS encoding multicopper oxidase family protein: MPFTRRAFCTGLAALPLSRPAWAQETPLLTARPATVQLAPEGYPATEVWGYDGRLPGPQIRVPQGSRLSRRLVNGLQVPTSVHWHGIRIDNAMDGVAGLTQDPVPPGGRFDYAFELPDAGTFWYHAHTNSMEQVARGLSGALIVEESTPPDIDRDEVLMLDDWLLDPETGRFAGDFGNPMMRSHAGRLGNLLGINGRYDFSLEARQNERLRLRLINAANARIFMLRLEGMVGWTVALDGMPLAQPEPVSTEIILAPAQRVDLIVDVTAEAGTPAALLSYADDDSWQALAEVTVTGPKSSARRAAPAPLPPNPRMDVPGVAEAELREMRMEGGAMRGMTSGRFEGQDMDFQRLVQRGQFWALSGQVGRGEAPFARYTLGETARIRWVNDTVFPHAMHLHGMHFRTVAADGSQGPMRDTLLVKPQESAEVAFVADNPGKWLLHCHMLGHAASGMTTWIEVA; this comes from the coding sequence ATGCCATTCACACGACGCGCCTTCTGCACGGGACTTGCCGCGCTTCCCCTGTCACGCCCCGCATGGGCGCAGGAGACGCCCCTGCTGACCGCCCGCCCTGCCACGGTCCAGCTCGCGCCCGAGGGCTATCCGGCGACCGAGGTCTGGGGCTACGACGGCCGGCTTCCCGGTCCGCAAATCCGCGTGCCGCAGGGCAGTCGCCTTTCTAGGCGCCTGGTCAACGGATTGCAGGTGCCGACCTCGGTGCATTGGCACGGCATACGCATCGACAACGCGATGGACGGCGTGGCGGGACTGACGCAGGATCCCGTGCCGCCGGGCGGGCGTTTCGACTATGCCTTCGAGTTGCCGGATGCCGGGACCTTTTGGTACCACGCCCACACCAACTCCATGGAGCAGGTGGCGCGCGGCCTCTCCGGGGCGCTGATCGTCGAGGAAAGCACGCCGCCGGACATCGACCGGGACGAGGTGCTGATGCTCGACGACTGGCTGCTCGACCCGGAGACCGGCCGCTTCGCCGGGGATTTCGGCAATCCGATGATGCGCAGTCACGCAGGGCGCCTGGGCAATTTGCTGGGGATCAACGGCCGGTACGACTTCTCCCTCGAGGCGCGGCAGAACGAGCGCCTGCGTCTGCGGCTCATCAATGCCGCCAACGCCCGCATCTTCATGCTCAGGCTCGAAGGAATGGTGGGCTGGACGGTCGCGCTCGACGGGATGCCGCTGGCACAGCCCGAGCCGGTGAGCACCGAGATCATCCTCGCCCCGGCGCAGCGCGTCGATCTGATTGTCGATGTCACCGCCGAGGCCGGCACGCCCGCGGCGCTGCTCAGCTACGCCGACGACGACAGTTGGCAGGCGCTTGCCGAGGTGACTGTGACCGGCCCAAAGAGCAGCGCGCGGCGCGCCGCACCCGCGCCGCTACCGCCCAACCCGCGCATGGATGTGCCAGGTGTCGCCGAGGCCGAACTGCGCGAGATGCGGATGGAAGGCGGTGCGATGCGTGGCATGACCTCGGGCCGGTTCGAGGGGCAGGACATGGACTTCCAGCGACTGGTGCAGCGTGGGCAATTCTGGGCGCTGTCGGGCCAGGTGGGGCGCGGCGAGGCCCCCTTTGCTCGTTACACCCTCGGCGAGACCGCGCGCATCCGATGGGTCAACGACACGGTCTTTCCCCATGCGATGCACCTGCACGGCATGCACTTCCGGACGGTCGCCGCCGATGGGTCCCAGGGGCCGATGCGCGACACGCTGCTGGTCAAGCCGCAGGAAAGCGCAGAGGTCGCCTTCGTCGCGGACAACCCCGGAAAATGGCTTCTGCATTGCCACATGCTCGGTCATGCGGCCTCGGGGATGACGACCTGGATCGAGGTGGCCTGA
- a CDS encoding MFS transporter produces MISVLGTVWALLLGILLIMLGNGMQFTLIGLRGDLEGFSTAALAVITSGYYIGFLSGARVTPVLIRRVGHVRVFAALGSFMSAGLIALPLATEIWAWTLLRLIIGFCMSGVYVSAESWLNHAATNDTRGKVLSAYMFAQTLGVIGAQWLLTLGDAATSGLFIVASILVSLSFGPILLSVSPTPAVKVTRAMSLRELFGHAPLSTVGTFLLGSIYATQSGMGAVFGTQIGLSTPQIALFVAMLFAGALFLQFPIGWLSDIMDRRKLILGAAALGAAACVFGLTTEGRSELLLIAAFLAGGVTTPLYSLFLAYANDDLPADDMPAASGGLVFVFGIGAIGGPLLAGWAMQLFGPQGFWFLLAVTFGAIVLYALYRMTQRPPLQVKDTDSYLNVLPTTSLVAIEAATSWAVEHAEGEQDDKNPG; encoded by the coding sequence ATGATTTCCGTTCTCGGCACCGTCTGGGCGCTGCTCCTCGGCATCCTGCTCATCATGCTCGGCAACGGCATGCAGTTCACCTTGATCGGCTTGCGCGGGGATCTCGAGGGCTTCTCGACCGCAGCGCTCGCGGTCATCACCTCGGGCTACTACATCGGCTTTCTTTCCGGGGCCCGCGTCACCCCGGTGCTGATCCGCCGCGTCGGGCACGTTCGCGTCTTTGCGGCACTGGGCAGCTTCATGTCGGCCGGCCTGATCGCCTTGCCGCTCGCGACCGAGATCTGGGCCTGGACGCTGTTGCGCCTGATCATCGGATTTTGCATGTCCGGGGTCTACGTGTCGGCGGAAAGCTGGTTGAACCACGCTGCCACCAACGACACACGCGGCAAGGTGCTTTCGGCGTACATGTTCGCCCAAACCCTGGGCGTGATCGGGGCGCAATGGCTTCTGACCCTGGGCGATGCGGCGACCTCCGGCCTGTTCATCGTCGCCTCGATCTTGGTGTCGCTCTCCTTCGGCCCAATCCTGCTCTCGGTGTCCCCAACGCCCGCGGTCAAGGTCACGCGCGCGATGTCGCTCAGGGAACTTTTTGGCCACGCGCCTCTGAGCACTGTCGGGACGTTTCTGCTGGGCAGCATCTACGCAACCCAGTCGGGGATGGGGGCTGTCTTCGGCACGCAGATCGGGCTCTCGACACCACAGATCGCGCTCTTCGTCGCCATGCTCTTTGCGGGCGCGCTGTTCCTTCAGTTCCCGATCGGCTGGCTGTCGGACATCATGGATCGGCGCAAGCTCATCTTGGGGGCCGCCGCCCTCGGCGCGGCGGCCTGCGTTTTCGGCCTGACCACGGAAGGCCGGTCGGAATTGCTTCTGATCGCGGCCTTCCTTGCCGGTGGGGTGACGACGCCGCTGTATTCGCTCTTTCTGGCCTATGCGAATGACGACCTGCCAGCCGATGACATGCCCGCCGCCTCGGGGGGGCTGGTCTTCGTCTTTGGCATCGGGGCCATCGGAGGGCCGCTTCTTGCCGGTTGGGCCATGCAGCTCTTCGGACCTCAAGGCTTTTGGTTCTTGCTGGCGGTGACCTTCGGCGCGATCGTCCTTTATGCGCTCTACCGGATGACTCAACGCCCGCCGCTCCAGGTCAAGGATACCGACAGCTACCTGAACGTTCTGCCGACGACCTCCCTCGTAGCCATCGAGGCCGCAACGAGTTGGGCGGTGGAGCACGCGGAAGGCGAGCAGGACGACAAGAACCCTGGGTAG